The following proteins are co-located in the Massilia litorea genome:
- the rsmI gene encoding 16S rRNA (cytidine(1402)-2'-O)-methyltransferase gives MNDNQSIDIAQLPVMAEAAQQSYPTATLYVVATPIGNATDITLRALHLLALADVVACEDTRKTGALLTRYGLNKQMLAAHQHNEREAADKLVARLRAGERVALVSDAGTPAVSDPGARIVDAVREAGLRVIPLPGASAAVTALSASGLVNDRFNFVGFLPAKSKQREAALMELAREPATLVIYEAPHRIVDCVEALAAAFEPTRQVVFARELTKLFEEIHRCPLGDALAWVKSDQHRERGEFVVLVEGATVETDAQDAEAERILNILLAECSVKQAANLTAQITGRKKNALYERALQIKG, from the coding sequence ATGAACGACAACCAGTCCATCGATATCGCCCAGCTCCCCGTGATGGCCGAGGCAGCTCAACAGTCTTATCCTACAGCAACATTGTATGTGGTGGCCACCCCGATCGGGAACGCCACCGACATCACGCTGCGCGCGCTGCACCTGCTGGCGCTGGCCGACGTGGTCGCCTGTGAGGATACGCGCAAAACCGGCGCCCTGCTCACCCGTTACGGCTTGAACAAACAGATGCTTGCCGCGCACCAGCATAACGAGCGCGAAGCGGCCGACAAGCTGGTCGCGCGTCTGCGTGCAGGCGAACGTGTCGCTTTGGTGTCGGACGCCGGCACGCCGGCTGTCTCCGATCCTGGCGCGCGCATCGTCGACGCCGTGAGGGAGGCCGGCCTGCGCGTGATCCCGCTGCCGGGCGCCTCGGCGGCGGTCACCGCGCTGTCCGCATCCGGCCTGGTCAACGACCGTTTTAACTTTGTCGGCTTTTTGCCGGCCAAATCGAAGCAGCGCGAAGCGGCATTGATGGAACTGGCGCGCGAGCCGGCCACCCTCGTCATCTATGAAGCGCCGCACCGGATCGTCGATTGCGTCGAGGCCCTGGCCGCGGCATTCGAGCCGACGCGCCAGGTCGTGTTCGCGCGCGAACTGACCAAATTGTTTGAAGAAATCCACCGCTGCCCGCTGGGCGACGCGCTGGCCTGGGTCAAGTCCGACCAGCACCGTGAGCGGGGCGAATTCGTCGTGCTGGTCGAAGGGGCGACGGTCGAGACCGATGCGCAGGATGCGGAAGCCGAGCGCATCCTCAACATTTTGTTGGCCGAATGCAGCGTCAAGCAGGCGGCGAATCTGACGGCGCAAATTACCGGGCGCAAGAAGAATGCCTTGTATGAGCGGGCGCTGCAGATCAAGGGCTAG
- a CDS encoding hydroxymethylglutaryl-CoA lyase, producing MNSQASLPKKVKIVEVGPRDGLQNEKETISAEVKIELVDRLSRAGFSNVEAASFVSPKWVPQMATSTEVMARITRLPGTIYSALTPNMQGFEAALAAKADEVVIFGSASEAFSQKNINCSIAESIARFEPVAKAAKANGLRLRGSISTAFGCPYQGEVPLTAVADVVRRMRDLGCDEIDIADTIGVSTARKTQEVMLAASREFPLQQLSGHFHDTYGQALANIYASLEVGVQIFHSSVSGLGGCPYAKGATGNVATEDVLYLLHGLGIETGIDLDQVVDAGQFISQQLGRKGSSRAGNAIAAKRLG from the coding sequence ATGAACAGCCAAGCCAGCCTGCCGAAAAAGGTCAAGATCGTCGAAGTCGGTCCGCGCGACGGCCTGCAGAACGAAAAGGAAACGATCAGCGCGGAAGTCAAAATCGAGCTGGTCGACCGTTTATCACGCGCGGGCTTCAGTAATGTCGAAGCGGCGTCGTTCGTGTCGCCGAAATGGGTGCCGCAGATGGCGACCAGTACCGAAGTGATGGCAAGGATCACGCGCCTGCCGGGCACCATCTATTCGGCGCTGACGCCGAACATGCAGGGTTTCGAAGCGGCGCTGGCCGCGAAGGCCGATGAAGTCGTGATCTTCGGTTCGGCGTCGGAAGCGTTCTCGCAAAAGAACATCAACTGCTCGATCGCGGAATCGATCGCGCGCTTCGAGCCGGTGGCGAAGGCGGCCAAGGCGAATGGGCTGCGCCTGCGCGGCAGCATCAGCACGGCCTTCGGCTGCCCCTACCAGGGAGAAGTGCCGTTGACGGCCGTGGCCGACGTGGTGCGCCGCATGCGCGACCTCGGCTGCGACGAGATCGACATCGCCGACACGATCGGCGTCTCGACCGCGCGCAAGACGCAGGAGGTGATGCTGGCGGCAAGCCGCGAATTCCCGCTGCAGCAGTTATCGGGCCACTTCCACGACACCTACGGCCAGGCGCTGGCGAACATCTACGCCAGCCTGGAAGTGGGCGTGCAGATTTTCCACTCGTCGGTATCGGGCCTGGGCGGCTGTCCCTACGCCAAGGGCGCGACCGGGAACGTGGCGACCGAAGACGTGCTGTACCTGCTGCACGGCCTCGGCATCGAGACCGGGATCGACCTCGACCAGGTAGTGGATGCCGGCCAGTTCATCTCGCAGCAGCTGGGTCGCAAAGGGTCCAGCCGCGCGGGCAACGCGATCGCGGCCAAGCGCCTCGGCTGA
- a CDS encoding penicillin-binding protein activator has product MKKGLLAAGAVGILAGCTTPMPPDLGCGVPGGLCAPVQPNTSAVPSEPPPAPPETPPSEMRTSPVELYPGTNNPQSGARPAAGTARIALLLPLGSPGLGQAAEAVRAGFLAGQERDGAGIEVTVVASGESPESTLQAYARAAEQNDIIVGPLARSSVAAIIGSNAVTRPTLVLNHPQTEGPLPPQVLVLGLSLEEEARQAADWAAQEHPAGRALVLSGKAAWQQRAAGAFAARWTRLGHNNARVELPINDGYVDANALSELRSRLAVDRPELVFAALDAGTLRQVRSSLGTSLPTYALSAANPGRSPGLAVPELDGVRLVDLPWTIQPDNAQVMLYPRPVDSDSLDMQRLYALGIDAFQVARTLVQQPGTGFELDGVTGRLSVRRNNGAWSLRRIEASAVYRDGIGYEAVAGK; this is encoded by the coding sequence ATGAAAAAAGGCCTGCTGGCCGCCGGCGCAGTTGGCATCCTTGCGGGCTGCACCACGCCCATGCCGCCCGACCTGGGCTGCGGCGTACCGGGCGGATTGTGCGCGCCCGTCCAGCCAAACACAAGTGCGGTACCGAGCGAGCCGCCGCCAGCGCCGCCGGAAACGCCGCCCTCGGAAATGCGCACTTCTCCGGTGGAGCTGTATCCGGGAACGAATAACCCGCAGTCCGGCGCCCGGCCCGCCGCTGGTACGGCGCGCATTGCCCTGCTGTTGCCGCTGGGGTCGCCGGGTCTGGGCCAGGCGGCTGAGGCCGTGCGCGCCGGCTTCCTGGCCGGCCAGGAACGCGACGGCGCAGGAATCGAGGTCACCGTGGTCGCGAGCGGCGAGTCGCCCGAGTCGACCCTGCAGGCCTATGCCCGCGCGGCCGAACAGAACGATATCATCGTCGGCCCCTTGGCGCGCTCGAGCGTGGCGGCGATCATCGGCAGCAATGCCGTGACCCGGCCCACCCTGGTGCTGAACCACCCGCAAACCGAGGGCCCGCTGCCGCCGCAGGTGCTGGTCCTCGGCCTGTCGCTGGAAGAAGAAGCGCGACAGGCAGCGGACTGGGCCGCCCAGGAACACCCGGCCGGACGCGCCCTGGTGCTCAGTGGCAAAGCCGCCTGGCAGCAGCGCGCCGCCGGCGCGTTTGCGGCACGCTGGACGCGCCTGGGCCACAACAACGCGCGTGTCGAACTGCCGATCAACGACGGTTATGTCGACGCCAATGCCCTGTCCGAGCTGCGTTCGCGCCTCGCGGTCGACCGTCCGGAACTGGTGTTCGCCGCGCTCGACGCCGGCACCCTGCGCCAGGTGCGCAGTTCGCTCGGCACCTCGCTGCCGACCTATGCGCTTTCGGCGGCCAATCCGGGGCGTTCCCCGGGCCTGGCGGTGCCGGAACTCGATGGCGTGCGCCTGGTCGATTTGCCCTGGACCATCCAGCCGGACAACGCGCAAGTGATGCTCTACCCACGCCCGGTCGACAGCGACTCGCTCGACATGCAGCGTTTATATGCGCTCGGCATCGATGCCTTCCAGGTGGCGCGCACCCTGGTCCAACAGCCGGGCACCGGCTTCGAGCTGGACGGCGTGACCGGACGCCTGTCGGTGCGCCGGAACAATGGCGCCTGGTCGCTGCGGCGCATTGAGGCGTCCGCCGTCTACCGCGACGGCATCGGTTACGAAGCGGTAGCCGGGAAGTGA